The genomic stretch CAAGCGCAGTGATCTGTCCCTATTTTCATTTTCCCCTGCAGTCCGGATCCGACCGGATTCTGCGAGCGATGAACCGGGGTTATGTTCGGGAAAGCTATCTGGACATGGTTCACTATATCCGGCAAGCTATTCCAGAAGCCGGAATCGGCACGGACATCATCGTCGGATTTCCCGGAGAAACGGACCGGGATTTCCAAGATACCCTCGCCGTTGCCAGAGAGGCGGAGTTCGAAATCGCCTATACTTACACTTACTCGCCCCGTCCCCATACCGCCGCGGGCCGGATAATCGACGATGTCCCGCCGGAAGTGAAAAAGGAGAGGCTCCTGGTCCTGAACGAACTGGTATATTCCCTGTACCTGGACAAGATCGGACGCCTGGTGGGAAAAGTCTCGTCGGTGCTTGTCGAGCATAACGGAGGGAAACCGGCTGGAAAAACACCGGGCAATCTC from Atribacteraceae bacterium encodes the following:
- a CDS encoding radical SAM protein; translation: AALLTAVDEQLRGSGVWIRFLTSHPRDLRRDIVDLVRASAVICPYFHFPLQSGSDRILRAMNRGYVRESYLDMVHYIRQAIPEAGIGTDIIVGFPGETDRDFQDTLAVAREAEFEIAYTYTYSPRPHTAAGRIIDDVPPEVKKERLLVLNELVYSLYLDKIGRLVGKVSSVLVEHNGGKPAGKTPGNLQVCLSENGTLQLGQVSRVLFQEVRSGRLMGTVLADEP